The following are encoded in a window of Panthera leo isolate Ple1 chromosome B2, P.leo_Ple1_pat1.1, whole genome shotgun sequence genomic DNA:
- the LOC122219409 gene encoding histone H3.1, producing the protein MARTKQTARKSTGGKAPRKQLATKAARKSAPATGGVKKPHRYRPGTVALREIRRYQKSTELLIRKLPFQRLVREIAQDFKTDLRFQSSAVMALQEACEAYLVGLFEDTNLCAIHAKRVTIMPKDIQLARRIRGERA; encoded by the coding sequence ATGGCTCGCACGAAGCAGACGGCGCGCAAGTCGACGGGCGGCAAGGCCCCGCGCAAGCAGCTGGCCACCAAGGCGGCCCGCAAGAGCGCGCCGGCCACCGGCGGCGTCAAGAAGCCGCACCGCTACCGGCCCGGCACGGTGGCCCTGCGCGAGATCCGCCGCTACCAGAAGTCCACCGAGCTGCTGATCCGCAAGCTGCCGTTCCAGCGGCTGGTGCGCGAGATCGCGCAGGACTTCAAGACCGACCTGCGCTTCCAGAGCTCGGCCGTGATGGCGCTGCAGGAGGCGTGCGAGGCCTACCTGGTGGGGCTCTTCGAGGACACCAACCTGTGCGCCATCCACGCCAAGCGCGTCACCATCATGCCCAAGGACATCCAGCTGGCGCGCCGCATCCGCGGGGAGCGGGCGTGA
- the LOC122219423 gene encoding histone H2A type 1-B has protein sequence MSGRGKQGGKARAKAKTRSSRAGLQFPVGRVHRLLRKGNYSERVGAGAPVYLAAVLEYLTAEILELAGNAARDNKKTRIIPRHLQLAIRNDEELNKLLGRVTIAQGGVLPNIQAVLLPKKTESHHKAKGK, from the coding sequence ATGTCTGGACGCGGAAAGCAGGGCGGCAAGGCTCGCGCCAAGGCCAAGACGCGCTCGTCGCGGGCCGGCCTGCAGTTCCCGGTGGGGCGCGTGCACCGCCTGCTCCGCAAAGGCAACTACTCGGAGAGGGTCGGGGCCGGCGCGCCGGTGTACCTGGCGGCCGTGCTGGAGTACCTGACGGCCGAGATCCTGGAGCTGGCGGGCAACGCGGCCCGCGACAACAAGAAGACGCGCATCATCCCGCGCCACCTGCAGCTGGCCATCCGCAACGACGAGGAGCTCAACAAGCTGCTGGGCCGCGTCACCATCGCGCAGGGCGGCGTCCTGCCCAACATCCAGGCCGTGCTGCTGCCCAAGAAGACCGAGAGCCACCACAAGGCCAAGGGCAAGTGA
- the LOC122219426 gene encoding histone H2B type 1-C/E/F/G/I: MPEPAKSAPAPKKGSKKAVTKAQKKDGKKRKRSRKESYSVYVYKVLKQVHPDTGISSKAMGIMNSFVNDIFERIAGEASRLAHYNKRSTITSREIQTAVRLLLPGELAKHAVSEGTKAVTKYTSSK, translated from the coding sequence ATGCCAGAGCCCGCGAAGTCCGCTCCCGCCCCGAAGAAGGGCTCCAAGAAGGCGGTGACCAAGGCGCAGAAGAAGGACGGCAAGAAGCGCAAGCGCAGCCGCAAGGAGAGCTACTCGGTGTACGTGTACAAGGTGCTGAAGCAGGTGCACCCCGACACCGGCATCTCGTCCAAGGCCATGGGCATCATGAACTCGTTCGTGAATGACATCTTCGAGCGCATCGCGGGCGAGGCGTCGCGCCTGGCGCATTACAACAAGCGCTCGACCATCACGTCCCGGGAGATCCAGACGGCCGTGCGCCTGCTGCTGCCCGGGGAGCTGGCCAAGCACGCCGTGTCCGAGGGCACCAAGGCCGTCACCAAGTACACCAGCTCCAAGTAG
- the LOC122219419 gene encoding histone H2A type 1-E, which yields MSGRGKQGGKARAKAKTRSSRAGLQFPVGRVHRLLRKGNYAERVGAGAPVYLAAVLEYLTAEILELAGNAARDNKKTRIIPRHLQLAIRNDEELNKLLGRVTIAQGGVLPNIQAVLLPKKTESHHKAKGK from the coding sequence ATGTCTGGACGCGGAAAGCAGGGCGGCAAGGCTCGCGCCAAGGCCAAGACGCGCTCGTCGCGGGCCGGCCTGCAGTTCCCGGTGGGGCGCGTGCACCGCCTGCTCCGCAAGGGCAACTACGCCGAGCGGGTCGGGGCCGGCGCGCCGGTGTACCTGGCGGCCGTGCTGGAGTACCTGACGGCCGAGATCCTGGAGCTGGCGGGCAACGCGGCCCGCGACAACAAGAAGACGCGCATCATCCCGCGCCACCTGCAGCTGGCCATCCGCAACGACGAGGAGCTCAACAAGCTGCTGGGCCGCGTCACCATCGCGCAGGGCGGCGTCCTGCCCAACATCCAGGCCGTGCTGCTGCCCAAGAAGACCGAGAGCCACCACAAGGCCAAGGGCAAGTAA
- the LOC122219297 gene encoding histone H3.1-like has translation MLILGLNPRIVWLHFPAANCCGKFQTARTKQTARKSTGGKAPRKQLATKAARKSAPATGGVKKPHRYRPGTVALREIRRYQKSTELLIRKLPFQRLVREIAQDFKTDLRFQSSAVMALQEACEAYLVGLFEDTNLCAIRAKRVTVMPKDIHLLCRSGEWA, from the exons ATGTTAATTTTGGGTCTAAAT CCGAGGATAGTATGGTTGCATTTTCCCGCAGCTAACTGCTGTGGGAAGTTTCAGACGGCTCGCACGAAGCAGACGGCGCGCAAGTCGACGGGCGGCAAGGCCCCGCGCAAGCAGCTGGCCACCAAGGCGGCCCGCAAGAGCGCGCCGGCCACCGGCGGCGTCAAGAAGCCGCACCGCTACCGGCCCGGCACGGTGGCCCTGCGCGAGATCCGCCGCTACCAGAAGTCCACCGAGCTGCTGATCCGCAAGCTGCCGTTCCAGCGGCTGGTGCGCGAGATCGCGCAGGACTTCAAGACCGACCTGCGCTTCCAGAGCTCGGCCGTGATGGCGCTGCAGGAGGCGTGCGAGGCCTACCTGGTGGGGCTCTTCGAGGACACCAACCTGTGCGCCATCCGCGCCAAGCGCGTCACCGTCATGCCCAAGGACATCCACCTGCTGTGCCGCTCCGGGGAGTGGGCCTAA
- the LOC122219298 gene encoding histone H1.4-like — protein sequence MSEAAPATPAAPAPAEKTPMKKARKSAGTAKRKASGPPVTELITKAVAASKERSGVSLAALKKALAAAGYDVEKNNSLIKLGLKSLVSKGTLVQTKGTGASGSFKLNKKAASGEAKPKAKKAGAAKPKKAARAAKKAKKAAGAGTPKKSAKKTPKKAKKPAAAAAAKKVAKSPKKVKAAKSPAKAPKPKAAKPKKGLPHN from the exons ATGTCCGAGGCCGCGCCCGCCACGCCCGCCGCGCCGGCCCCCGCCGAGAAGACGCCCATGAAGAAGGCCCGCAAGTCCGCAGGCACCGCCAAGCGCAAGGCGTCCGGGCCGCCGGTGACCGAGCTCATCACCAAGGCCGTGGCCGCCTCCAAGGAGCGCAGCGGCGTGTCCCTGGCCGCGCTCAAGAAGGCGCTGGCGGCCGCCGGCTACGACGTGGAGAAGAACAACAGCCTCATCAAGCTGGGCCTCAAGAGCCTGGTGAGCAAGGGCACCCTGGTGCAGACCAAGGGCACCGGCGCCTCGGGCTCGTTCAAGCTCAACAAGAAGGCGGCGTCCGGGGAGGCCAAGCCCAAAGCCAAGAAGGCGGGCGCGGCCAAGCCCAAGAAGGCTGCCAGGGCGGCCAAGAAAGCCAAGAAGGCCGCGGGGGCCGGCACCCCCAAGAAGAGCGCCAAGAAGACCCCGAAGAAGGCGAAGAagcccgcggcggcggcggcggccaagAAAGTGGCCAAGAGCCCAAAGAAGGTGAAAGCTGCCAAGAGCCCCGCCAAGGCTCCGAAGCCCAAGGCGGCCAAGCCCAAGAAGGGGCTG CCACACAATTAA
- the LOC122219449 gene encoding histone H4 has translation MSGRGKGGKGLGKGGAKRHRKVLRDNIQGITKPAIRRLARRGGVKRISGLIYEETRGVLKVFLENVIRDAVTYTEHAKRKTVTAMDVVYALKRQGRTLYGFGG, from the coding sequence ATGTCTGGTCGCGGCAAAGGCGGGAAGGGCCTGGGCAAGGGGGGCGCGAAGCGCCACCGCAAGGTGCTGCGCGACAACATCCAGGGCATCACGAAGCCCGCCATCCGGCGGCTGGCCCGGCGCGGCGGCGTGAAGCGCATCTCCGGGCTCATCTACGAGGAGACCCGCGGGGTGCTCAAGGTGTTCCTGGAGAACGTGATCCGGGACGCCGTCACCTACACGGAACACGCCAAGCGCAAGACGGTCACGGCCATGGACGTGGTGTACGCGCTCAAGCGCCAGGGCCGCACCCTCTACGGCTTCGGGGGCTAA